A window of Candidatus Alcyoniella australis genomic DNA:
CCGGTGGTCGGACGTTAAGCGAACAGCAACAACCTGGATTGACAGATGCCCGACGACCTGCGTGAGCATTGTATATTCTGCGACATCCTACGCAACGAGGCCCCGGCCCACAAGATAGCGGATAACGAGTTGTCGCTTGCGATCCTCGATATCCAACCCCTGGCCCGCGGGCATTGTTTGGTGATTCCCAAGCGCCACGTGCAGTGGTGGCACGAGATGACAGTTGCGGAGACCGCCTCGCTGTTCACGCTGGCGCGCGAGGTGGCCCTGCGCATCGAGCGCGAGCTGCGGCCCGAGATGGTGATGATCTACGCGCGGGGTAAACGTATTCCGCATACGCATCTGTTCGTGGTGCCCACGAGCACCGGAGACGCCGTGGACCGACACTTCAACGCCCTGGAGGGCTGGCAGGAATCGGCCGGCAACGCGGCCGAGCTCGCCGATCAAGCGAACTTGGCCCGAACAGCCGATCTGTTGCGAACCCATGAGGAAGATCGATGAGTAAATACGTTCTGGCGCTCGACTCGGGAACCCAGAGCTCACGCGCGCTGTTGTTCGACGAACGCGGCGAGGTTTTGGGCAAGGCCCAGCACAAGCATGCTCCGATGCTGCACCCTACTCTCGGAGCGGTGGAGCAGGATCCGCGCGACATCCGCGGCTGCCTGTTCGCATCGATCAAACAGTGCATCGCCGAATGGGGTGGCGATACCAGCCAAATCAGCGGCGCGGCCCTGACCACCCAACGCAACACGATGTTGGCCACAGACGCAGCGGGCGAGCCGCTTTGCAACTTGGTCTCGTGGCTCGACCGGCGCAGCGCGGGAATCGATTCCGAGCCCTCGTCGCTGATCCGTCTGGTTCTCAAGGCGATGGGCAAAAACGGCCTGGTCCCGCGCCTACTGTCAAAATCGGTTCCCAGGCAGTGGCGCGAAAGCGCACCGCAAATGCTCGAACGCGCGCACTGGGTGGCGCCGATCGAGGCCTGGCTGCACCATCAGCTTACCGGCGAGATGGCACTGGCTCCCGGCGGCATTGCCGGACCCTGGCCGCTGGACACTAAGAAACGGTGCTGGACCGACTCGGCGATCATGTACAAGCTGCTCGGGTTTAAGCACGAATGGTTGCCGCGGATCGTGGAGGCCGGCCAACTTATCGGACGTCTGACCCCGGAAGCAGCGCAGCTTTGCGGCCTGAATTCCGGGCTGCCGATCTACTCCTGCGGCGGCGACAAGCAGGCCGAGGCCATGGGTGCGGGGGTACGCTTGGGGCGCAAGGACGTGGCCGCGGTGAGCCTGGGTACCGGCTCGTCGATCAGCGTGCCCTGGCCCAAGGCGCTGACCCACCGCAAATACGACTACATCACCATGGCCTCGTGCGAGCCCGGATCGTGGTCGCTGGAATACCTGCTGTTTCGCGGAATCTGGACGGTGCGCTGGTTTGCCCAGGAGCTCGGCGGCGACTTGATCAGCGAATCGGATATCAGCGGCGAGCCGGTGGAGGCACTGCTGTGCCGCGAGGCCGAAGGGGCGCCGGCCGGTTCGGACGGATTGCTCACCTGGCCGCGCTGGTCGCCGACCTTGCAACATCCGCATGAGACCGGAACCAGCGTTGGCTTTCGCGAGACCCACAACCGCGGGCACTTCTTCCGCTCGCTGCTCGAGGGGATTGCCTACGACCTGCGTCGCGGCCTGGAGATCGTCGATCGCGCCACCGGGTCGCCGGTTAAGACATTGGCGGTGGGAGGCGGAGGATCGCGTTCGGATGTGGTGGTGCAGATTTTGGCCGACGTAACGGGTCTGCCAATTAGACGGCCTCACTCCGAGGAGCTGGCGGCTCGAGGCGCTGCAATTGTGGCCGCGGCCGCCTCCGGTCTGCATCCGGACCTCGAAACCGCGGTAGAGACGATGGTGCCCGACGCGCCGCTGGTCGAGCCGATTCCTGAAAATCATCGGCTGTACCAGCGGATCTACCGCCGGGCTTATCTGCCTGGTTTGAAGATACTGCGCAAGACATCCGACGCCCTGGCGAGCGCCTACAGGATCTGATCAGGACAGTCCGTACTCCGCCCGTTCGATCAGCTCGACCTGCATGTCGTGGTTGAGGGTGACGAAGTAGGCGTTGTACCCGGAGATGCGCACCAGCAGCTGAGGGTACTGATCGGGATGGGCCATGGCATCGCGCAGAGTCTGCGAGGTCAGCGCGTTCATCTGCATCTGCATTCCGCCGAGCTCGAAATAGCCGTGAACGTATGCTTGCATCCGTTCTACAGCGCGCTCGCGCGAATCGTTGATCCCCGGAAAAACTTTAACGTTAAAGGCGATATTGTTGCTCAAATTGGCCGGATCCAACGCGGCCACGTCGCGCAGATTGTCCAGCAGCTCGCGCGATGCTCCCGGCTGGGGCGTGAGCCCGGGGGTGAACGCCTTGCCCGCCATCCGCCCCGATGGCAGAGCGCCGGTCAAGGTGCCGAATGCCACGTGGTTGGACATCGACCAGAATCCCGTGGTGTACGGTCCGCCGCGGAAGTTGCGTTGCGCGGCGTAGAACTCGCGGGCCACCGCGGCAATGCGATCGGCCATCTGCACGGCCTCGGCGTCGCCGGATCCGAACAGCGGCACCTTGTGCTGCGCCCTGGACCTGATCACCGAATCGTCGGCAAAGTTCGAGTCGATCGCGCGCTTAAGATCGGAAAAGCTCACTTGAGATTTGTCGAACACCATTTGCTTTATCGCCAGCATTGAGTCGGTGACGTCGGCCAACCCGATGTTGGCCGTGCCGGTGGTGTTGTACAGCGCTCCGCCGGCGCTGGCGTCGCGGCCGCTGGAGATGCAGCCATCGATTAACGATGAAAGCAGCGGAGTGGGACGGATCAGCGCATGAGCCTCGCCCAGCAGGTTGTTGTACTCGACGGCCTGTTGCATGCAGAACCGGTACTGAGTCACGAACGCCTGGAAGAAATCCTCGAACTTTTCGAAAGCGCCGTTGTGGACGCTGCCGGTGCGCGGTCCGACCTGCCAGTTCATCAGCGGGTGACGGCCGTTGTTCAGCGCCATCTCCAGCGCCGCCACCATGTTCATCATCATCGCTCCGGTGTGCCCCATATGTTTGCCGGAGAGGGTCGGCTCCACGCAGCCGGTGGCCGACCAGTCGCGCACGTGCTCGGGCGGATAGCTAAACTGCTCCAGCCCGGCGAAGACCGCCTTGTCGTTGTGCATCGAGGGGGTGGCCGAGGTGATCAGGTTTACCTCGCACAGCCTGCGCAGATAGGCGTCGCTGTTCTTGTCGGCGTGGTATCGCGCGTTAACGTTGGGGTCGCGGATCGCCAGTATCTCGGTGACCTTGAGCAGCACGTAGGTCATATCATTGACAGCGTCGTCTCCCTGCTGATCGACTCCGCCCAGGGTGATCGCCTGATCCGACGAGCTGCCGCCGAACAGATAGTTGCCGATGTCCGGAATCAGCGGCAGATGATCGGTGCAGGACATATACAAACAGCCGACCAGCTCGATTGCCTTGCGCACGTACGCCTCGCGTTCGGACTTCGATTCGAGCTTGCAAATCTCAGCGGCGAAATACGGCTGTAGGTATTGGTCGAGCCGTCCAAGCGACAGGCCGGTGTTGGTGTTCTCCATGTGCAGCGCAATCCAAACGATCCAGATCGCGTTGATCGCCTCGTCCAGGGTGCGCGCCGGGTTTTTTGGAACATGAGCACAGATCGCGGCCAGCCGCTCGAGCTCGGAGCGGCGGCCTTGGTCCGACTCGGACTGCGCCAGGCTAGCGGCGTGTGCTGCGAGGTTGGCTGCGTAGTCTTCAAGCCCCTGTAGGCAGATGCGCATCGCCTCGAGGTTCGTGCGTTGCTCTCCATCACCGTTTTCGATTGCATTGATCCGGCTCTGGATTTGATCGATGATGCCGGATGTTCCCAGTTTGAGCAGCTTGGGGAAATCGGGAATCGTGTGCGATACGCCCACCGACTTCCAGATGAAGTACACGGCGAAACGCTCGTCGATCTGCTGACACAGCGGCTTGTCGTGAACCTTGCGCACCTGCTCTCGCACGTTGCGCTGGGCCCAAAATGGAAATACCTCGTGGTGCAGCGTATCAACGGTCTGGGCGGAGATGTCGTAGGGGTTGAGCTCGCGCATCGGCAGCGAGAGCAGCTCGCCCCAGATCAACGTCCCGTGCGTATCAGGGTAGATCACTACCCCGATCTGCTCGGCCGTGGTCGTGCCTGCGAGCAAGTTGTGCTCGTGGATCATCGGCTTGCGCTGTTGCATCAGGTGCCTGAAGGCCTGCGCCTGGCGCAGCTGCGGTGCCCAGGTACGGCCTTGCTGATCGGTCTCGAATCCGTTTTCCTTGAACCAGGCGGTGAGCAGCCGGGGGCGTTCGGCGCAGATCCGCGGGCGGGTATTAAAATGGACCTCCAACAGCCGCCTGAACCTGGGGAAGTCCTCCAGCGTGTATTGCGACAGGTACTGCTCCTCGAGAAACTGCACTCCCGAATCGTTCTGCGCACAGCGTAACGGCTCCGGATCCCGCAATGCGCGCGGCCTTTGCGCGGGCTGCGATTCGCCGGCAGTGCTCGCCGTCTGGGCGGCGGCGCGACGCTGGCGACGGGATTCCATTTTCGCCTGCTTCTTTCCCAGCAACAGCGACAGATAAAAATTGAACAAGCTTAGGTACGACATGTTGCCGACCACCCGCAGCTTGTTCTTCATCAACAGGTTGAGAACCTCATTGGGGGTGATCTGCAGCATGCGGCGCACCAGGTCGTCGTTGCCGAAGATCATTACCGCATTCGCATCGTCCGGACACGGTGACGCGACCCGCACTTTGCCCGATTTAAAAACCACCGCCAGATCGACGGTGGATTGCTCGGTCTTGATCCCCAGCGTAAAATCGATCGGCCCCTGGTCGCTGTAAAGCCGCTTTTTGAGGCTCGGGCGTAGGTTGTAGTTCAGCGCCAGGGCATGTAGCAGGATTCGAACCAGCAATTGAGTACGCAATTTGATGGTTCTCCAGATTCGGGATTAACAGGCTCGATTTTTGTATATCACGATCACGACGCAGACACACTGGCAACCTGTTCCCTGGCGACCTTGCGACGAATCACGATCGATGCCCAGAACGCGGAGAGCAGCCCGGAGAAAACGCCGGCCACGACCATCCCGATCAGCACGCCCTTAAAGCCATAGAGCTTCGCGCCGAACCAGGCCATAGGAAGTTGCAACACGAACAGACGGATCACCGAGTTCGCAGCGCTGTCGATCGGTCGATTGATCGCGTTCATCGCACCGATGGACGTCATACACATCCCGCGGAAGGCAAAGGAAATCGGCATGATGATCAAGTAGATTGCCAGCTCGGCCATTACCGCGGCTTCGGCGGTAAAGATCTTGGATAGTGGCCTGGAAAATACTGCCAGGGTCACCATGCAGAACAATCCCCAGATCAAGCAGCTGACAAAGCCGATGTGCAATGCCGAGCTGACGCGATCAAAGGAACGCGCTCCCCAGTTCTGACCGATGAACGGAACGATCGAGGCGCCCATGGCGATCAACGGAATGGCGGCGAAATGCTCGATCCTGCTGCCGGCGCTGAACGCCGCCACGCTGGAGTTGCCGAAGCCGCTGACGATGTTGATGATGATTCCGGCGGCGATCGGCATCAGCATGTAGCTTCCCGCCGCTGGAAATCCGACGTGGCAAATATCGGCCCAAGATCTGAGCAGACCGCGTATTCTCAGTGATTCGCGACGCAGCATCTGTTTGCGGTAAATTAGAATGTACAGCGAGGCGCACAGCGCCACCGAACGGCTGATCACCGTGGCCAGGGCCGCGCCCTGAATCCCCATTGCCGGCACCGGTCCCAGACCGAAGATGAACAGCGGATCGAGCAGCGCGTTGAGCCCCAAATCGGCGGTCATGATGATGCTGGGCGTGAGCGTGTCGCCGGTGGACCGGATGGCGTTGTTGCCGATGATCGGGATCACCACGAACAGCATGCCGGTGAACCAGATGTTCATATAGTCCATCACCAGCGGCAGCGTGCTCTGATCGGCGCCCATCAGCTTGGCGATCCGCTCAAGTGAGATATAGCCCGCCACCAGCAGGATGAACGTCATCAGCAGACCCAGCAGCAGCGCGTGCATGGTGTAGCGCAACACGCCGCTTTGGTCGCCCCTGCCGATCGAACGCGAGAGCACCGACGCGGCTCCGGTTCCGATCCCCATCACCAGACCGTGAATCACCATCACCATCGGGAAGGTGTAGCCCATCGCCGCCAGGGGTTGCGTGCCAAGGCGCGAGACAAAATAGGTGTCGGTGATGTTGAACATCGCGCCGGCGACGAAGCCGATCATCATCGAGGCGCTCATCCGTAAAAGGGTCGGGCCCACCCTGCCCTGGACCAGCGAGTCCAGACGGCCGGTCGTGTTTTGTTCGGACGACATCGGCGGAATCAGCGCTCCTTGGAAGCCCTACGGTGAGGGTTGTTTATCGCCGTTATTCTCCCCTGTGTAAACCCGGCGATGAAATCGACGTACTCTTCGAGCTGATCGTCGCTCAGCGGAATCCTTTTATCATGTCGATCTGGTTGGGGCCGAAGCTGAAGTGAACGCATTGGCCGAGCAAGCTGCGCAGAAACTGCCGCAGCTTCTGCTCGGCGGTCATCTCGGCGTGAGTGGCAGCGCTAAATCCCTTTTCGCTGAACACGGCGCATGCCGCATTGAGAATGCCGACCCTGGTCTGGTCGCCGTCCTTGCGCGTTCCCATTGTGATTTCCCATATCCAATGCTTAATTAGAACAGAGATTTTAATTCCACATATTATGTTAGGTCGTAAGATTTCACCCTTTCGACCATCGAGCAGCCGTTTTGTTGCAATGATTACTTACAGCGAATGGTCAAGTATGTTTTACATTATTAAATCTTATTGAAAACACAACTAGCATCAGCTTGCAAAGCTGCACCATATGGCGCGTTTGATAATGCCCTGTCGATCGGGTGAGACAATGATAACCACAATTTCTCAGGGAGGGACTATGGCGGCAGACGGACCACAAGGCTGTGTCGAGGCGGCTGAGGGACCGATTATTCCCAAACCGGATATTTCTCAATCGCCCGCGGGCGATCCAGTAAAGGAGACGGCCAAGATGCAAGTTATGGTGGGCAAAGAGGCGCCCGATTTCGGCGCGAACGCTTTTTTCAACGGCGGTTTCACCAGCGTCAAGCTCTCGGACTTCAGGGGCAAGTGGGTGTTCCTGTGCTTCTACCCCGGGGACTTCACCTTCGTCTGACCCACGGAATTGTCTGCGGTCGCAGGCAAAGCCGCCAAGTTCGAGGAGCTGGGAGTTCAGGTTTTGGCGTGCAGCACTGACAGCCGTTTCGTTCATAAAATCTGGCAGGAGCAGGAGCTGTCCAAGATGGTGGACGGCGGATTTCCGTTCCCGATGCTTTCCGACGCCGGCGGCAAGATCGGCTCGGTCTACGGTATCTACGACGAGGCCGCGGGCGTTGACGTGCGCGGCCGATTCATCATCGACCCCGATGGAGTGATCCAGGCGATCGAGATCCTGACCCCGCCGGTGGGCCGCAAGGTCAACGAATCGATCCGCCAACTCCAGGCGTTCCAGCACGTGCGCGCCACCAAAGGCGCGGAAGTCTGCCCGGCCGGTTGGGAGCCCGGTGATCCGGTGCTCAAGGTCGGCCCGGAACTGGTGGGCAATGTCTGGAAGGTCTGGAAGCCCGGCGAATAGTCCCCAATCCGATCGACAGGGTTCGCACATCCGCCCCCACGTATTGCGCGTGGGGGTTTTCTCATGTTGGTTCCTATTCAGGCTTGCGCATCAGGCAGACGCCCTGTGTCGGGAACTCGCAGTCCCATCCCAGGCTCTGCGCGATCCAGCGCAGCGTCAGCTCGGCGTAGAACACAACGTGCGTCGGGTCGCGGCGAAAATGCCAGTTCGCAAAATCTTGCGTCTCATCGATCAAGCAGGTGCTCAGGCCCAGCCATCCGCCGGGCCGCAGCAGCGCATCAAAGCGGGCGAACTCCTCATCCGGCCGATGGAAGTGCTCAATGGTCTCGCTGCAAACTACCAACTCATATTTCGCTGCCAGCGCCGCGGGGTCGGGATGAAAAAACGGATCGTACAGCTTCATCCGATGCCCGGCCTCACGCAGCATTGCGGCCAGGGTCGAGTCCGGACCCGATCCGTAGTCAAGCCCGCTCTGCGCCGGTTCAAGTCTGGCCAGCAACGGATCGACCAGCTTGGAGAGGAACTTGCGGTGGCCCGGATCCGACGAATCGTTTTGGTGCAACAGGTATCGCCGGTACTCCTCCTCCGCTGTCGGCCGCTGCCGTGGATGCAGATAAATCGCAGCGCACCGCGCGCAACGCAGGTAATTTCGACCATCAACGCTTTTCAGCATCGATATGTCGCGCGCCGCGCAGACCACGCATGCCGCGCCATTTTGTATAAAAGTATTTTTACACATCGTTGGGCTTGGGCAATAAGCTATGTGGCTGAAAGTTTTTCCAACATCGCCACTGTCTGCTGAATCGTCAGCAAGCCGAGCACCTGCTGCAACATCCGCTTAACATTACGTTGTGATGTGATCAGTAAAAACGGAGCCTTCAACTTCAGATACGAGTGATCCGCGCCCTCAATGCCCAACACCGTCTCGGCCACATCTAGCAGCAGCCCCACTCGCTGCGGCCTGATGCTATCGAGTAGGCGTTCATTCTCGATCAGCTTGCGCACCTGCGGCCAGCAACGTCTGATGGCGGTCACCTGCCAAC
This region includes:
- the prxU gene encoding thioredoxin-dependent peroxiredoxin (Most members of this family contain a selenocysteine.); its protein translation is MAADGPQGCVEAAEGPIIPKPDISQSPAGDPVKETAKMQVMVGKEAPDFGANAFFNGGFTSVKLSDFRGKWVFLCFYPGDFTFVUPTELSAVAGKAAKFEELGVQVLACSTDSRFVHKIWQEQELSKMVDGGFPFPMLSDAGGKIGSVYGIYDEAAGVDVRGRFIIDPDGVIQAIEILTPPVGRKVNESIRQLQAFQHVRATKGAEVCPAGWEPGDPVLKVGPELVGNVWKVWKPGE
- a CDS encoding MATE family efflux transporter; translated protein: MSSEQNTTGRLDSLVQGRVGPTLLRMSASMMIGFVAGAMFNITDTYFVSRLGTQPLAAMGYTFPMVMVIHGLVMGIGTGAASVLSRSIGRGDQSGVLRYTMHALLLGLLMTFILLVAGYISLERIAKLMGADQSTLPLVMDYMNIWFTGMLFVVIPIIGNNAIRSTGDTLTPSIIMTADLGLNALLDPLFIFGLGPVPAMGIQGAALATVISRSVALCASLYILIYRKQMLRRESLRIRGLLRSWADICHVGFPAAGSYMLMPIAAGIIINIVSGFGNSSVAAFSAGSRIEHFAAIPLIAMGASIVPFIGQNWGARSFDRVSSALHIGFVSCLIWGLFCMVTLAVFSRPLSKIFTAEAAVMAELAIYLIIMPISFAFRGMCMTSIGAMNAINRPIDSAANSVIRLFVLQLPMAWFGAKLYGFKGVLIGMVVAGVFSGLLSAFWASIVIRRKVAREQVASVSAS
- a CDS encoding FGGY family carbohydrate kinase; this encodes MSKYVLALDSGTQSSRALLFDERGEVLGKAQHKHAPMLHPTLGAVEQDPRDIRGCLFASIKQCIAEWGGDTSQISGAALTTQRNTMLATDAAGEPLCNLVSWLDRRSAGIDSEPSSLIRLVLKAMGKNGLVPRLLSKSVPRQWRESAPQMLERAHWVAPIEAWLHHQLTGEMALAPGGIAGPWPLDTKKRCWTDSAIMYKLLGFKHEWLPRIVEAGQLIGRLTPEAAQLCGLNSGLPIYSCGGDKQAEAMGAGVRLGRKDVAAVSLGTGSSISVPWPKALTHRKYDYITMASCEPGSWSLEYLLFRGIWTVRWFAQELGGDLISESDISGEPVEALLCREAEGAPAGSDGLLTWPRWSPTLQHPHETGTSVGFRETHNRGHFFRSLLEGIAYDLRRGLEIVDRATGSPVKTLAVGGGGSRSDVVVQILADVTGLPIRRPHSEELAARGAAIVAAAASGLHPDLETAVETMVPDAPLVEPIPENHRLYQRIYRRAYLPGLKILRKTSDALASAYRI
- a CDS encoding HIT domain-containing protein; protein product: MPDDLREHCIFCDILRNEAPAHKIADNELSLAILDIQPLARGHCLVIPKRHVQWWHEMTVAETASLFTLAREVALRIERELRPEMVMIYARGKRIPHTHLFVVPTSTGDAVDRHFNALEGWQESAGNAAELADQANLARTADLLRTHEEDR
- a CDS encoding pyruvate formate lyase family protein → MLVRILLHALALNYNLRPSLKKRLYSDQGPIDFTLGIKTEQSTVDLAVVFKSGKVRVASPCPDDANAVMIFGNDDLVRRMLQITPNEVLNLLMKNKLRVVGNMSYLSLFNFYLSLLLGKKQAKMESRRQRRAAAQTASTAGESQPAQRPRALRDPEPLRCAQNDSGVQFLEEQYLSQYTLEDFPRFRRLLEVHFNTRPRICAERPRLLTAWFKENGFETDQQGRTWAPQLRQAQAFRHLMQQRKPMIHEHNLLAGTTTAEQIGVVIYPDTHGTLIWGELLSLPMRELNPYDISAQTVDTLHHEVFPFWAQRNVREQVRKVHDKPLCQQIDERFAVYFIWKSVGVSHTIPDFPKLLKLGTSGIIDQIQSRINAIENGDGEQRTNLEAMRICLQGLEDYAANLAAHAASLAQSESDQGRRSELERLAAICAHVPKNPARTLDEAINAIWIVWIALHMENTNTGLSLGRLDQYLQPYFAAEICKLESKSEREAYVRKAIELVGCLYMSCTDHLPLIPDIGNYLFGGSSSDQAITLGGVDQQGDDAVNDMTYVLLKVTEILAIRDPNVNARYHADKNSDAYLRRLCEVNLITSATPSMHNDKAVFAGLEQFSYPPEHVRDWSATGCVEPTLSGKHMGHTGAMMMNMVAALEMALNNGRHPLMNWQVGPRTGSVHNGAFEKFEDFFQAFVTQYRFCMQQAVEYNNLLGEAHALIRPTPLLSSLIDGCISSGRDASAGGALYNTTGTANIGLADVTDSMLAIKQMVFDKSQVSFSDLKRAIDSNFADDSVIRSRAQHKVPLFGSGDAEAVQMADRIAAVAREFYAAQRNFRGGPYTTGFWSMSNHVAFGTLTGALPSGRMAGKAFTPGLTPQPGASRELLDNLRDVAALDPANLSNNIAFNVKVFPGINDSRERAVERMQAYVHGYFELGGMQMQMNALTSQTLRDAMAHPDQYPQLLVRISGYNAYFVTLNHDMQVELIERAEYGLS
- a CDS encoding class I SAM-dependent methyltransferase, which gives rise to MHQNDSSDPGHRKFLSKLVDPLLARLEPAQSGLDYGSGPDSTLAAMLREAGHRMKLYDPFFHPDPAALAAKYELVVCSETIEHFHRPDEEFARFDALLRPGGWLGLSTCLIDETQDFANWHFRRDPTHVVFYAELTLRWIAQSLGWDCEFPTQGVCLMRKPE